A window from Fusobacterium sp. encodes these proteins:
- a CDS encoding S24 family peptidase, whose protein sequence is MTSFNHLLLKVVGDSMKPHILDGEVVLVDSTYTEIQEGEIYAFTYNGKAFIKMIEDHKKEEFENVKIEGRVVKVISERNL, encoded by the coding sequence ATGACCTCATTTAATCACTTGCTTTTGAAAGTAGTAGGGGACAGTATGAAGCCACATATATTAGATGGGGAGGTTGTCCTAGTAGACTCTACATATACAGAAATTCAAGAAGGGGAAATTTATGCATTCACTTATAATGGTAAAGCTTTTATTAAAATGATAGAGGATCACAAGAAAGAAGAATTTGAAAATGTAAAAATAGAAGGTAGAGTTGTAAAAGTTATTTCAGAAAGAAATCTATAA
- a CDS encoding virulence-associated E family protein: MKFDREITISSAGNRFAVIWTKQKIYWSELIEKLKTPVRSPETLEEYLKYPKSKQDNLKDVGGFVGGELIDNNRKKGASGRDIIALDLDNIEAGQTQEVLKKIGGLGCAYAVYSTRKHSDYKPRLRILIPGNRTLTPDEYEPAARKLASMIGIALCDPTTFQVTRLMYWPSCSSDSSYVYAYEDKAFLNVDGILGMYKDWQDVAEWPQVPGSEKTIASLRKKQENPLDKTGIIGAFCKSYTIIEAIEKYIPDAYEIHEDSDRLTFTGGSTFGGAILYEDGLFLYSHHATDPASMKLCNAFDLVRLHKFKDLDDEAKEGTPVNRLPSFKAMSKLMLEDEKVKTLMLKEKVSAAEDFKDENIDWVTLLKTDSNGNIKSTRENIITILENDEQLKGRMVYDEFSHRTLVLDALPWNKITKERIWDNVDDAGFRTYLESRYGIVGDKKVDDGFITYSHKYKVNKIKKYLESLQWDGIERVDTLFHDYLGAEDNPYTRATMRKSLVAAVARAMGLYIKWDYMPILSGPQGIGKSTFLRMLGVNWFSDSLQTFEGKEAYESIQGVWIIEVGELASMNRSELNAVKLFLSKVEDIFRGAYERRTEKFPRRCIFFGTTNSSEFLRDSTGNRRFLPIDLMIYQPVKNIFKELPEEVDQIWAEAFCYWQLGEELYLTGEALEIAQREQEDHKEANHLEGMILDYLEIPIPIDWDKKDISFRKAYIEGYSNPERITGIDSTTLVERTKVCAVEIWVECLGGDPKLLNRKNSIEINNFLSSLKNWERVKTPRKQEPYGQQRIFTKLK; this comes from the coding sequence TTGAAATTTGATAGAGAAATAACCATCAGTTCAGCTGGTAACAGGTTTGCTGTTATATGGACCAAGCAGAAAATATACTGGTCTGAGCTGATAGAAAAGTTAAAAACACCAGTAAGATCTCCTGAAACTTTGGAGGAATATTTAAAATACCCAAAGAGCAAGCAGGATAATTTAAAAGATGTAGGGGGATTTGTTGGTGGAGAACTTATAGATAATAATAGAAAAAAAGGAGCATCAGGAAGAGACATAATAGCACTAGACCTAGATAATATTGAAGCAGGACAGACACAAGAAGTATTAAAGAAGATTGGCGGGTTAGGGTGTGCTTATGCTGTGTATTCTACTAGAAAGCATAGTGATTACAAACCTAGATTAAGAATACTTATTCCAGGGAATAGAACATTAACTCCTGATGAATATGAGCCAGCAGCAAGAAAACTGGCAAGTATGATAGGGATTGCATTATGCGACCCTACTACCTTTCAAGTGACTAGGCTCATGTATTGGCCAAGCTGTAGCAGCGATAGTAGTTATGTGTATGCATATGAGGATAAAGCTTTTTTAAATGTAGATGGAATACTTGGAATGTATAAAGACTGGCAGGATGTAGCAGAGTGGCCACAAGTTCCAGGAAGTGAAAAAACAATTGCCAGTTTAAGAAAAAAACAAGAAAATCCACTGGATAAAACTGGGATAATAGGTGCATTTTGTAAGAGCTATACAATCATTGAAGCTATAGAAAAATATATTCCTGATGCATATGAGATACATGAGGATAGTGATAGATTAACCTTTACTGGAGGAAGCACATTTGGTGGAGCCATTTTATATGAAGATGGGTTATTCCTATACAGTCATCATGCAACTGATCCAGCTAGTATGAAACTTTGTAATGCTTTTGACCTTGTAAGACTTCACAAGTTTAAGGATTTAGATGATGAAGCCAAAGAAGGAACACCTGTTAATAGGCTTCCCAGTTTTAAAGCTATGAGCAAACTTATGTTGGAAGATGAAAAAGTAAAAACTTTAATGTTAAAAGAAAAAGTAAGCGCTGCAGAGGATTTTAAAGATGAGAATATAGATTGGGTTACACTTTTAAAAACAGATAGTAATGGAAATATTAAAAGTACTAGAGAAAATATAATTACTATTCTAGAAAATGATGAACAGTTAAAAGGAAGAATGGTATATGATGAGTTTTCGCATAGAACTTTGGTATTAGATGCTCTCCCTTGGAATAAGATTACTAAAGAAAGAATATGGGATAATGTTGATGATGCAGGATTTAGAACATATCTTGAATCTAGATATGGTATTGTTGGAGACAAGAAAGTTGATGATGGCTTCATAACTTATTCACATAAATATAAAGTAAATAAAATTAAAAAATATTTAGAAAGTCTACAGTGGGATGGGATTGAAAGAGTAGATACATTATTCCACGATTACCTGGGAGCAGAGGACAATCCATATACAAGAGCAACAATGAGAAAGTCTTTAGTGGCTGCTGTTGCTAGGGCAATGGGATTATATATCAAATGGGATTATATGCCTATACTTTCAGGACCACAAGGAATTGGAAAGAGTACTTTTTTAAGAATGCTTGGTGTAAACTGGTTTTCTGATAGTTTGCAAACATTTGAAGGTAAAGAAGCATATGAAAGTATTCAAGGTGTATGGATAATTGAGGTTGGAGAACTCGCCTCTATGAATAGGAGTGAGTTGAATGCAGTAAAACTCTTTTTAAGTAAAGTAGAAGATATATTCAGGGGAGCATATGAACGAAGAACTGAGAAGTTTCCTAGAAGATGCATATTCTTTGGTACTACTAATAGCAGTGAGTTTTTAAGAGATAGTACAGGAAATAGAAGATTTCTACCTATTGATTTAATGATTTACCAACCAGTTAAAAACATATTCAAAGAACTTCCTGAAGAAGTAGATCAAATATGGGCTGAGGCATTTTGTTACTGGCAGTTAGGGGAGGAATTATATTTAACTGGTGAAGCTCTTGAGATAGCTCAGAGAGAACAGGAAGACCATAAAGAAGCCAACCATCTTGAAGGGATGATTTTAGACTATTTAGAAATACCTATTCCAATAGATTGGGATAAAAAAGATATAAGCTTTAGAAAGGCTTATATTGAGGGATATTCAAATCCTGAGAGAATTACAGGGATTGATAGTACAACACTGGTAGAAAGAACAAAAGTTTGTGCTGTTGAAATATGGGTTGAATGTTTAGGTGGTGATCCCAAACTTTTAAATAGAAAAAACTCCATAGAAATAAATAACTTCTTATCCAGTTTAAAAAACTGGGAAAGAGTAAAAACACCTAGAAAACAGGAACCTTATGGGCAACAAAGAATATTTACAAAATTAAAATAA
- a CDS encoding helix-turn-helix domain-containing protein has protein sequence MKLNGRKMQICMARKCLDRPQLTEISGLSETTIKNAIKGNDILLSSVGKIAKALEVDVTELIEQED, from the coding sequence GAAAAATGCAGATATGTATGGCTAGAAAGTGCCTAGATAGACCACAATTAACAGAAATTAGTGGATTAAGTGAAACAACTATCAAAAATGCTATTAAAGGTAATGACATTTTATTATCTTCTGTAGGCAAAATAGCCAAAGCTCTAGAAGTAGATGTAACTGAACTTATTGAGCAAGAGGATTAA